The following proteins come from a genomic window of Sulfurovum xiamenensis:
- a CDS encoding NAD(P)H-dependent oxidoreductase, protein MKNVLIINGHQRYDKIAEGRLTKLFVDTAGDFFTQHGFNVKESMVEGAYDVQDELDKFAWADYILFQYPVFWMGVPWITKKYIDEVFSGGINTVTFVSDGRSKEDPSKKYGSGGLMQGKKYMLSLTYNCPESEFDNKEGFFDGLTLDEANVATHKLFQFCGAEPLETYAIHDVFKENLDIDAELKRFKDTLERNFITSR, encoded by the coding sequence ATGAAAAATGTACTGATCATCAACGGACATCAAAGATATGATAAAATTGCAGAAGGAAGGTTGACCAAACTCTTTGTAGACACTGCCGGCGATTTTTTTACCCAACATGGGTTCAATGTGAAAGAGAGTATGGTTGAAGGTGCCTATGATGTCCAAGACGAGCTTGATAAATTTGCCTGGGCGGATTATATTCTGTTTCAATATCCTGTTTTTTGGATGGGAGTACCTTGGATCACTAAAAAATACATCGATGAAGTTTTCTCTGGAGGTATAAATACCGTCACCTTTGTCAGCGACGGCAGAAGTAAAGAAGATCCGTCTAAAAAGTATGGGAGCGGCGGACTGATGCAGGGTAAAAAATATATGTTAAGTCTCACCTATAACTGTCCTGAGAGCGAATTTGACAACAAAGAGGGTTTCTTTGATGGGCTCACATTAGATGAGGCGAATGTTGCCACACATAAACTCTTCCAATTTTGCGGTGCGGAACCGCTGGAAACCTATGCGATACATGATGTGTTTAAAGAGAACTTGGATATAGATGCTGAGCTCAAACGCTTCAAAGATACATTGGAAAGAAATTTTATAACCAGTCGATAG
- a CDS encoding CobW family GTP-binding protein, with product MIQSFILTGFLGVGKTTMLTNTVKEHFSDKKVAIIVNEFGDIGVDGNILKNVHSEVLEISEGCICCQLAQEFESGVIEIMNKYNPEIIFVETSGASEPFPIFLSLQNLGISVEGVICVVDAKNFDSYKENSTAKYQIGGSNILVLNKTDLVTEDELEAVKKDVIEIKEKYNIKNTLTGKKIFNNYVINQAQQGIVHKEVFEGVYKVDEIIGLAKEYERLDHTAQDSITQKVVYLKDDIAFSDVDAVLKSLPKSIYRVKGVVKTKDVPNPIVINYAFGNDSYEELENYTERSIMIFIGESIDDDVNLLCEKFDFLNLPRFRMTK from the coding sequence ATGATACAATCATTTATACTTACGGGATTTTTAGGTGTTGGTAAAACTACCATGCTCACGAATACAGTCAAAGAACATTTTTCCGATAAAAAAGTGGCTATTATCGTAAACGAATTTGGCGATATTGGTGTAGATGGCAATATACTGAAGAATGTACACAGTGAAGTACTTGAAATTTCAGAAGGGTGTATCTGTTGTCAATTGGCTCAAGAGTTTGAAAGCGGTGTCATAGAGATCATGAATAAATATAATCCTGAGATCATATTTGTTGAGACCTCAGGTGCATCTGAGCCTTTTCCTATCTTTTTATCGCTTCAAAACCTTGGTATCTCTGTTGAGGGTGTCATATGTGTTGTCGATGCTAAAAACTTTGACTCCTATAAAGAGAATTCAACGGCAAAATATCAAATTGGCGGTTCCAATATCCTTGTACTCAATAAGACTGACCTGGTAACTGAGGATGAATTAGAAGCGGTAAAGAAAGATGTGATCGAGATCAAAGAAAAGTACAATATTAAGAACACACTTACAGGTAAAAAGATATTTAATAACTATGTGATCAATCAAGCCCAACAGGGTATCGTCCATAAAGAAGTTTTTGAGGGTGTCTACAAAGTCGATGAGATTATCGGATTGGCAAAAGAGTATGAACGTCTTGACCATACGGCACAAGATTCGATCACCCAAAAAGTGGTTTATTTAAAAGATGATATTGCATTCTCGGATGTCGATGCAGTGTTAAAATCACTTCCAAAAAGTATTTACAGGGTGAAAGGTGTCGTGAAAACAAAAGATGTTCCAAACCCTATCGTGATAAACTATGCATTTGGTAATGATTCATACGAAGAGCTAGAGAATTATACGGAACGGTCGATTATGATATTCATCGGTGAATCTATAGACGATGATGTCAATCTCTTATGTGAAAAGTTTGATTTTTTAAATCTGCCTAGATTTAGAATGACCAAATAG
- a CDS encoding sodium:calcium antiporter gives MPFIVSAFTIVTLIIGWFGIKMTKTARDLAQSTGLGEALMGAVFIGASTSLSGITTSVSAAASGYAELAVSNGLGGIAAQTAFLALADITYKRANLEHAAASAENLFMSSFLLTLLAIHALALSVPTISIFGVHPATFVLIIIYIFGVHLLARTHETPMWLPKKTRDTSSEAEDKSRRHGNHIWKLWIRFTLYGTVVALAGWSLAQLAIPLGEKSGLSDGIVGGIFTAVSTSIPELVVAITAVRMGALNLAVGDIIGGNAFDTLFIAASDIAYREGPIYADVSSAEQFWLANSMLMTSVLLMGLIYRERHGPGNIGFESVVLLILYLGGLVSLSLVG, from the coding sequence TTGCCATTCATAGTTTCAGCCTTCACTATCGTTACTTTAATTATCGGATGGTTCGGTATCAAGATGACCAAAACTGCCCGAGATCTCGCTCAAAGTACCGGATTAGGCGAAGCACTTATGGGCGCAGTGTTTATTGGTGCATCTACATCTTTGTCCGGTATTACTACCTCCGTCTCCGCTGCGGCTTCAGGATATGCAGAGCTGGCAGTGAGTAATGGATTAGGAGGTATTGCGGCTCAAACTGCATTTCTTGCTTTGGCCGATATCACTTATAAACGTGCTAATCTTGAACATGCAGCTGCATCCGCTGAAAATCTTTTTATGTCCTCCTTCCTTCTTACATTATTGGCCATACATGCATTAGCACTGTCAGTCCCTACGATCAGTATCTTCGGCGTGCATCCTGCTACATTTGTTTTGATCATTATATATATATTTGGTGTACATCTTCTGGCTCGTACGCACGAAACCCCAATGTGGCTTCCCAAAAAAACAAGAGACACTTCATCTGAAGCCGAAGACAAAAGTCGTCGCCATGGTAATCATATTTGGAAACTTTGGATACGCTTTACCCTCTACGGAACAGTCGTTGCTTTGGCAGGTTGGTCACTTGCGCAGCTAGCCATACCTCTTGGAGAGAAATCTGGTTTATCTGATGGAATCGTCGGTGGTATATTTACAGCTGTGTCGACATCTATTCCCGAACTTGTGGTCGCTATTACCGCTGTGCGCATGGGTGCACTGAATTTAGCTGTAGGAGACATTATCGGAGGCAATGCATTTGACACACTTTTTATTGCCGCATCAGATATTGCCTACCGTGAAGGCCCAATTTATGCCGATGTTTCAAGTGCAGAGCAATTCTGGCTTGCCAACTCGATGTTGATGACCAGTGTACTTCTTATGGGACTCATATATCGCGAACGTCACGGGCCAGGAAATATTGGTTTTGAAAGTGTAGTGTTACTCATTCTATATTTAGGAGGACTTGTAAGCCTATCTTTAGTGGGATAA
- a CDS encoding flavin monoamine oxidase family protein yields MKKKKLVIIGAGLSGLVSGVLLQDRYDVTIIEARHRTGGRIMEMGGHDMGPSWIWPHQKNILKLIETLDLSLFSQYTEGLASYDAPDGVQHFRPSQTAPSFRIKGGITQMVMALQKRLETPVHLNEKVLSLTQSGEMIVVETTERTYEADRVISTLPPRLAVENMVYAPALPETLHTQLQNIPTWMGYAAKCVIEYADAFWRDEGLSGFAISHLGPLGEIHDACTHEKAALFGFVHSTSKYENFEEDVIQQLTRLYGRKASNPINFHLVDWKKEPYTSTPLDAMPLREHPSYGFNATHFDGQLIFSGTESSFVEGGYLEGAVTSALGLLKRL; encoded by the coding sequence ATGAAGAAAAAGAAATTAGTGATTATCGGAGCAGGGCTGAGTGGATTAGTGAGTGGCGTGCTGCTGCAAGATAGATATGATGTAACGATCATAGAAGCACGTCATCGTACAGGTGGACGGATCATGGAGATGGGTGGACATGATATGGGACCCTCTTGGATTTGGCCACATCAAAAAAACATTCTAAAGCTCATAGAGACATTGGATTTATCACTCTTTTCACAATATACGGAGGGACTTGCTTCGTATGATGCCCCTGATGGTGTACAACACTTTAGACCCTCTCAAACAGCGCCTTCTTTCCGTATCAAAGGCGGTATCACTCAAATGGTCATGGCTTTGCAAAAGAGACTTGAAACCCCTGTCCATCTTAATGAAAAGGTTCTCTCTTTAACGCAATCAGGTGAAATGATAGTGGTTGAGACGACAGAGAGAACGTATGAGGCAGATAGGGTGATCTCGACACTGCCTCCACGTTTGGCTGTAGAAAACATGGTATATGCTCCTGCCTTACCTGAGACACTTCATACACAACTGCAGAACATACCTACATGGATGGGATATGCTGCCAAGTGCGTGATTGAATATGCTGATGCCTTTTGGAGAGATGAGGGTTTGAGTGGTTTTGCCATTTCTCATCTGGGACCATTGGGTGAGATACATGATGCCTGTACTCATGAGAAAGCAGCACTCTTTGGTTTTGTACACAGTACTTCGAAGTATGAAAACTTTGAAGAAGATGTCATTCAACAACTTACTCGACTTTATGGAAGAAAAGCTTCCAATCCTATTAATTTCCATCTTGTAGACTGGAAAAAAGAGCCCTATACGTCAACACCTTTGGATGCTATGCCTCTGCGTGAGCATCCTTCCTATGGATTCAATGCAACACATTTTGACGGCCAGCTGATCTTTTCAGGTACAGAGAGTAGCTTTGTAGAAGGTGGGTATTTGGAGGGGGCAGTCACTTCAGCACTTGGATTATTGAAACGTCTATAG
- a CDS encoding pirin family protein: MTTHIATDRLYTADHGWLKSRFHFSFAEYYNRENIHYGVLRVMNDDIIQPHTGFGTHPHEDMEIITYVIRGELTHQDSMGNKESLGRGSLQYLSAGTGITHSEKNEGDEEVHLIQTWILPHAKGLQPQYGSRVFDSEERHNQWLHLIAPQGTPDIINIYQDANMYVTELDQNKTLTFELGKERQLYVKLMEGDAKINGIDFKEGDAAEVSDDDLHVEALSNVHILLVEMKRA, encoded by the coding sequence TTGACGACTCATATAGCTACTGACAGACTTTATACTGCGGATCATGGCTGGCTGAAAAGCAGGTTTCATTTTTCATTTGCCGAATATTATAATCGGGAGAATATTCATTATGGTGTACTGCGTGTGATGAATGATGACATTATCCAGCCCCATACAGGTTTTGGTACGCATCCACACGAAGATATGGAGATCATTACGTATGTGATACGTGGAGAACTGACACATCAAGACAGTATGGGAAATAAAGAGAGTTTGGGACGCGGATCTCTGCAGTACCTGAGTGCAGGTACAGGTATCACTCACTCTGAAAAAAATGAAGGCGATGAAGAGGTACACCTTATACAGACATGGATTCTCCCTCACGCTAAAGGTCTTCAACCCCAGTATGGTTCAAGGGTGTTTGACTCTGAAGAACGTCATAATCAATGGCTGCATCTTATAGCACCACAAGGTACACCTGATATTATCAATATCTATCAGGATGCAAATATGTATGTTACGGAGTTAGATCAAAACAAAACACTTACCTTTGAACTGGGCAAAGAGAGACAGCTCTATGTGAAACTCATGGAGGGTGACGCCAAGATCAACGGTATAGACTTTAAAGAGGGTGACGCCGCTGAGGTTTCAGACGATGATCTGCATGTTGAAGCTCTGAGCAATGTACATATACTTTTAGTGGAGATGAAAAGAGCATAG
- a CDS encoding YcxB family protein, whose product MNITYQLTQDEYLQAVNLHHKRGKRVFLFAIYVILATLIVIVGTDFSNTREILTNMIAAFFSISFYMLFVRMLSAYQSKNVYQKSSTLPNEVTLHISGKGIKLDKKSKNASIPWSTFSKWKNDEKFYLLYTNPRQFNVIPLRAISEVQKKELDAYLKKYIPQT is encoded by the coding sequence ATGAATATCACCTACCAACTCACCCAAGATGAATACCTACAGGCAGTCAATTTACATCATAAAAGAGGAAAAAGAGTATTTTTATTTGCAATCTATGTCATATTGGCTACTCTCATTGTGATCGTCGGAACTGACTTTTCAAATACCCGTGAGATTTTGACCAATATGATCGCTGCATTTTTTTCTATCTCTTTTTATATGCTTTTTGTACGTATGCTTTCTGCTTATCAGTCCAAAAACGTCTATCAAAAAAGTTCTACTCTGCCAAATGAGGTCACGCTGCATATCTCAGGTAAAGGTATCAAGTTAGATAAAAAGAGTAAAAATGCTTCTATCCCATGGAGTACATTTTCTAAGTGGAAAAATGATGAGAAGTTTTATCTACTATATACGAATCCTCGCCAATTCAATGTCATTCCTCTCCGTGCTATAAGTGAAGTACAGAAAAAAGAGCTCGATGCCTATCTGAAGAAATATATTCCTCAAACTTAA
- a CDS encoding DUF1289 domain-containing protein, with protein sequence MIDLNKPCIKKCCLNEDDVCLGCFRTFDDMCQWNKANIEEKTQMLKVAHRRKKEHILKHTSLQKPRP encoded by the coding sequence ATGATAGATCTAAACAAACCATGCATAAAAAAATGTTGTCTCAATGAAGATGATGTCTGTCTAGGGTGTTTTCGTACTTTTGACGATATGTGTCAATGGAACAAAGCAAATATAGAAGAAAAAACGCAGATGCTCAAAGTAGCACATAGAAGAAAAAAAGAACATATACTTAAGCATACATCCTTACAAAAACCTCGTCCTTAA
- a CDS encoding trimeric intracellular cation channel family protein: protein MFEIAEYIGIIAFASSGFFVAVRNQLDFLGTLISVFLTALGGGIIRDVAVDKMPYTFTHNAPALTILIVMILLIVFRFNKRDSIENKSFFILSDSIGLISFSITGALIAIEAGLNLTGVLALSFVTAVGGGIIRDVIINEIPFVLKTGFYGTIALLIGLTLYVLNLYEMISYYTLITVFTAGMVLRLIAYYKKWAIPML from the coding sequence ATGTTTGAGATCGCAGAGTATATCGGTATCATCGCTTTTGCCAGTTCGGGTTTTTTTGTGGCTGTACGAAACCAACTTGATTTTCTGGGTACATTGATCTCGGTATTTCTTACCGCACTGGGTGGAGGGATCATCAGAGATGTCGCTGTAGATAAAATGCCTTATACCTTTACACACAATGCACCTGCACTTACCATTCTTATCGTTATGATCCTCCTGATCGTATTTAGATTCAACAAAAGAGACAGTATAGAGAACAAATCATTTTTTATACTGAGCGATTCCATAGGGCTGATCTCATTTAGTATTACGGGTGCACTGATAGCCATAGAAGCGGGGTTGAATCTTACAGGTGTTTTGGCCCTATCTTTTGTGACGGCAGTGGGAGGAGGGATCATCAGAGATGTGATCATCAATGAAATTCCTTTTGTACTCAAGACTGGATTTTATGGGACGATCGCACTTCTGATAGGTTTGACGCTCTATGTGTTAAATCTGTACGAAATGATCTCTTATTATACACTGATCACAGTCTTTACAGCGGGGATGGTACTTAGACTGATCGCATATTATAAGAAATGGGCTATTCCGATGCTATAA
- a CDS encoding iron-containing alcohol dehydrogenase: protein MVNFTYQNPTRIEFGRDKEKNIGEYLAAENIKKVLLTYGSDRIKKDGLFDIVISSLEANGIEFVELGGIVSNPVLSKVYEATELAKKHSVDAILSVGGGSVLDSAKAIAAGSLYDGDVWDFFIGKSVIQKALPVFDIITLAATGSEMNTFAVVTNEETKQKFSIASPHLYPKVSVVNPELQKSVSKEYLVYSASDIIAHSIEGYFTASSHPDIIAAYIEANIATVMKTTETLLADPDNYDARGEFAWAATQALNGTTYLGVEGYSFPNHMIEHTLSALFNVPHGAGLSVVMPAWMKWYVSQNEAQFERFAQKLFGLSGAMEGIEALESWFNKVGTPTRLSQLSIKKSDIDLIVENACEHAEAFGLAEMYTKDVLKEILEKAL, encoded by the coding sequence ATGGTCAATTTCACTTATCAAAATCCAACAAGAATAGAGTTTGGAAGAGACAAAGAAAAAAATATCGGTGAGTATCTCGCTGCAGAGAATATCAAAAAAGTCTTATTGACATACGGAAGTGATCGTATCAAAAAAGACGGTCTGTTCGACATAGTTATATCCAGCCTAGAAGCAAATGGTATCGAATTTGTTGAGTTAGGAGGAATCGTTAGTAACCCGGTCCTATCAAAAGTCTATGAAGCAACAGAACTGGCAAAAAAGCACAGTGTTGATGCCATACTCAGTGTCGGTGGGGGTTCTGTATTGGACAGTGCAAAAGCCATAGCGGCCGGCAGTCTGTATGACGGTGATGTGTGGGATTTCTTTATCGGAAAAAGTGTTATTCAAAAGGCACTGCCGGTATTTGACATTATCACCCTTGCAGCCACGGGGAGTGAAATGAACACTTTTGCCGTGGTGACGAATGAAGAAACGAAGCAGAAATTCTCTATCGCTTCACCGCACCTCTATCCAAAGGTATCCGTCGTCAATCCTGAACTTCAAAAGTCGGTCTCGAAGGAGTACCTGGTCTATTCTGCTTCAGACATTATCGCCCACTCTATCGAAGGGTATTTTACTGCATCCTCACATCCAGATATCATTGCTGCTTATATCGAAGCGAACATTGCCACGGTCATGAAAACCACTGAAACACTGCTGGCGGACCCAGATAACTATGACGCACGCGGGGAGTTCGCGTGGGCAGCGACCCAGGCGTTAAACGGTACAACCTATCTGGGAGTAGAAGGGTACAGTTTTCCAAACCATATGATCGAGCATACCCTTTCTGCACTCTTCAATGTACCACACGGTGCAGGTCTTTCGGTCGTCATGCCGGCATGGATGAAATGGTACGTTTCACAGAACGAAGCGCAGTTCGAACGTTTCGCGCAAAAACTGTTTGGACTTTCCGGTGCGATGGAAGGAATAGAAGCATTGGAGTCATGGTTCAACAAAGTCGGTACCCCAACCAGGCTTTCCCAACTCTCGATAAAGAAAAGTGATATTGATCTGATTGTGGAGAATGCTTGTGAGCATGCAGAAGCTTTCGGGTTGGCTGAAATGTATACGAAAGATGTGTTAAAAGAGATTCTTGAAAAAGCATTGTAG
- a CDS encoding thiamine pyrophosphate-dependent enzyme, producing MALDIYKINPEFRDIMPKEIIELEENATWAQNQERPRGIKELPETKELLEEHSLCAGCPEAATLRYVLSALPKPEDTVIVNSTGCTSLMFPHIALHTVHSLFGNQNAVASGIKRVLEWRFPDTQKDVVVLAGDGATVDIGLDYTLQSFFRQEKITTICFDNEVYANTGGQESGMTAKGQVFKMAPTGKKFDKVPMWELAKTSGCHYSVNMTGSAPKAVAKAVREAILVAREIGPTYLNIYTPCILEIGLSANEGLGEMKDQDKDRFASYKHVSPEAEEYLKKCKKEGLL from the coding sequence ATGGCATTAGATATTTATAAAATTAATCCTGAATTTAGAGACATTATGCCAAAAGAGATCATTGAGCTTGAAGAAAACGCTACATGGGCGCAAAATCAAGAAAGACCTCGTGGTATTAAAGAACTCCCAGAAACAAAAGAGTTACTTGAAGAACACTCACTATGTGCTGGATGTCCAGAAGCGGCTACATTAAGATATGTACTTTCTGCATTGCCTAAGCCTGAGGATACAGTTATTGTAAACTCAACTGGTTGTACATCTTTGATGTTCCCACACATTGCACTTCATACAGTACACTCACTCTTTGGTAACCAAAATGCAGTTGCATCTGGTATCAAAAGAGTATTGGAGTGGAGATTCCCGGACACGCAAAAAGACGTTGTGGTTTTAGCGGGTGACGGTGCGACTGTTGATATCGGTCTTGACTATACACTTCAATCATTCTTTAGACAAGAAAAGATCACAACTATCTGTTTTGATAACGAAGTTTATGCAAACACAGGTGGTCAAGAGTCTGGTATGACGGCTAAAGGTCAAGTATTTAAAATGGCACCAACTGGTAAAAAGTTTGATAAAGTACCAATGTGGGAACTTGCTAAAACTTCTGGTTGTCACTATTCTGTAAACATGACTGGTTCTGCACCAAAAGCAGTAGCTAAAGCAGTTAGAGAAGCGATCTTGGTTGCTAGAGAAATCGGACCGACTTACCTCAATATCTATACACCTTGTATTCTTGAGATCGGACTAAGTGCGAATGAAGGACTTGGTGAAATGAAAGATCAAGATAAAGATAGATTTGCATCTTACAAACATGTTTCACCAGAAGCAGAAGAATACTTGAAAAAATGTAAAAAAGAGGGACTTTTATAA
- a CDS encoding ArsI/CadI family heavy metal resistance metalloenzyme produces MNEKRRLHIHMSVDNIEESIAFYSTQFGTEPTKVKEDYAQWLVDDLSLNFAISTRGYEKGVNHLGVQYESDDALSHAQQSFEEKGIKGKVEEGAVCCYKSSNKYWVTDPTGMIWENYHSMDDVEVFGIDGSDTADGCCVPTFGKFSETPSCAPTKNDDSCCSSDSDACCAS; encoded by the coding sequence ATGAACGAAAAAAGAAGACTGCATATACATATGTCAGTAGACAATATAGAAGAGAGTATTGCTTTTTACTCTACTCAGTTTGGAACAGAACCCACAAAAGTCAAAGAGGATTATGCCCAATGGTTGGTAGATGATCTCTCACTTAATTTTGCTATATCAACAAGAGGGTATGAAAAAGGTGTCAATCATTTGGGTGTACAGTATGAGAGTGATGATGCACTATCGCATGCACAGCAGAGCTTCGAGGAGAAAGGGATCAAAGGTAAAGTGGAAGAGGGTGCAGTCTGCTGCTACAAATCCTCAAATAAATATTGGGTCACTGATCCTACCGGTATGATATGGGAAAATTATCACTCTATGGATGATGTGGAAGTATTTGGTATAGATGGTTCTGATACTGCGGATGGTTGTTGTGTACCAACATTTGGTAAATTTAGCGAAACACCATCATGTGCACCGACTAAAAATGATGATTCATGTTGTAGTTCAGATTCAGATGCATGTTGTGCCTCATAG
- a CDS encoding YchJ family protein yields MKCYCKSGLDFSECCEPILRVQKPATTALSLMRSRYSAYCLGDVNYLQATTHDHTWSDEELKFIQDWADNSLWQHLEIIESSDDIVEFKAYYIFDHVQHLHHERSTFIKINDMYKYVDGEIYEDKVKFTNNQKCICGSGVKYKRCCLPKLKK; encoded by the coding sequence ATGAAGTGTTATTGTAAAAGCGGATTAGATTTTTCAGAATGTTGTGAACCTATTTTAAGAGTGCAGAAGCCGGCAACGACGGCTCTGAGTCTTATGCGCTCACGCTATAGTGCCTACTGTTTGGGGGATGTAAACTATCTTCAGGCGACAACACATGATCATACATGGAGTGATGAAGAACTCAAATTTATACAAGACTGGGCAGATAACAGTCTGTGGCAGCATTTGGAGATCATTGAGTCTAGTGATGATATCGTGGAGTTTAAAGCCTATTATATTTTCGATCATGTGCAACATCTACATCATGAAAGATCCACTTTTATCAAAATAAACGATATGTACAAATATGTCGATGGTGAGATCTATGAGGATAAAGTAAAATTTACAAACAACCAAAAATGTATATGTGGAAGCGGAGTGAAATATAAACGTTGTTGTTTGCCGAAATTGAAAAAATAG
- a CDS encoding alpha/beta hydrolase yields the protein MPRNKHLPLNNIFIHSKVPSKKLMIILHGRGDSTRGFTFLPPYLNLDDMNYLLLNAPYSYYGGYSWYDLPPNQLEGITHSCALLTEIFDALFEEEFNAEESFLFGFSQGALLTFEFGARYEKVLAGYIAVSGYIYDVDTLLQEMNPNVNTSNWLCTHGTYDGILPFNTSKTQIEILQNGGFDITFKSYDKDHTIAEDELMMIKEWIKNKL from the coding sequence ATGCCAAGAAATAAACATTTACCTCTGAACAATATCTTTATCCACTCCAAGGTTCCTTCTAAAAAGCTTATGATCATTTTGCACGGCCGCGGGGATTCAACCCGTGGCTTTACCTTCTTACCACCCTACCTCAACCTTGATGACATGAACTACCTTTTACTCAATGCCCCCTATAGTTACTATGGAGGATACTCGTGGTATGATCTGCCACCCAACCAGTTAGAAGGTATTACACATTCATGTGCACTCCTAACAGAGATCTTTGATGCCCTTTTTGAAGAGGAGTTCAATGCCGAGGAAAGCTTTTTGTTCGGATTCTCTCAAGGTGCCCTGCTCACCTTTGAATTTGGGGCCAGATATGAAAAAGTGCTTGCAGGGTACATCGCGGTAAGCGGGTATATCTACGATGTCGACACACTTTTACAAGAGATGAACCCAAATGTAAATACTTCAAACTGGTTATGTACACATGGGACTTATGATGGTATACTCCCATTTAATACCTCAAAAACACAAATTGAAATATTACAAAATGGCGGGTTTGACATCACATTTAAAAGTTATGATAAAGACCATACTATTGCCGAAGATGAATTGATGATGATAAAAGAGTGGATAAAAAACAAACTTTAA
- a CDS encoding leucine-rich repeat domain-containing protein has product MHKQALEKIALCKKKKLTYLDLSGLGLTEVPSELAALIWLETLSLSDNHISDITPLSSLKKLHKLSLSHNRISDLSPLSSHAKMKFLFIQENHITDITPLHHLTALKKVVAHNNHIQDVTSLTSQQNLVYLDLKDNPIQDVNILDTFSNLLVIKI; this is encoded by the coding sequence ATGCACAAGCAGGCTTTAGAAAAAATAGCTTTATGTAAAAAAAAGAAACTCACATACCTGGATCTCAGTGGTCTTGGACTCACAGAGGTGCCTTCAGAGCTAGCTGCACTCATTTGGCTTGAAACGCTTTCCCTCTCTGATAACCATATCTCCGATATTACACCACTTTCATCACTGAAAAAACTGCATAAACTGTCGCTTTCCCACAATAGGATCTCTGACCTGAGCCCTTTGAGTTCACATGCAAAAATGAAATTTCTTTTTATTCAGGAAAATCACATCACAGATATTACACCTCTGCATCACCTTACAGCACTCAAAAAAGTGGTTGCACATAACAATCACATCCAAGATGTTACAAGTCTGACATCACAACAAAACCTTGTCTATCTGGATCTAAAAGATAATCCTATTCAAGATGTAAATATACTTGATACTTTTAGTAACCTGCTTGTGATAAAAATATAA
- a CDS encoding 2-oxoacid:acceptor oxidoreductase family protein, translating into MAKDSIKIRMPALGGQGAVTAAHIAATAADTEGYYAVSNPFFGAEKRMAPSESYTRIGTVPIYDRGEVIYPDIVMIYHPQVITMGKSYTMPFYAGIKENGLVIINSDIDLLTDEDKKYLDSLNVKVLTRDFTQFAIDQAGTELATNMAMLGALFGALGTVSKPAIEEGIKDRFLKKYTASGGTATLDSVIEKKFKKKMDLIQKNLDTASAAFDLTAEWCKEVGFEQMLEAPKK; encoded by the coding sequence ATGGCAAAAGATTCAATTAAAATCAGAATGCCCGCTCTAGGTGGGCAAGGAGCGGTTACTGCGGCACATATCGCAGCAACTGCAGCGGACACAGAAGGTTACTACGCGGTATCTAACCCATTCTTTGGTGCTGAAAAAAGAATGGCTCCATCTGAGAGTTATACAAGAATCGGTACAGTGCCTATCTACGATAGAGGGGAAGTTATCTACCCTGATATCGTTATGATCTACCACCCACAAGTTATTACTATGGGTAAATCATATACTATGCCTTTTTACGCTGGTATTAAAGAGAATGGTCTTGTTATCATCAACTCTGATATAGATCTTTTAACTGATGAAGATAAAAAGTACCTTGACTCTTTAAATGTAAAAGTTCTTACTAGAGACTTTACTCAATTTGCTATCGACCAAGCTGGTACTGAGCTTGCTACAAACATGGCAATGTTGGGTGCATTATTTGGTGCTTTAGGTACTGTTAGTAAACCTGCTATTGAAGAAGGTATTAAAGACAGATTCCTTAAAAAATATACAGCTTCAGGTGGTACAGCTACACTTGACTCAGTTATTGAGAAAAAGTTTAAAAAGAAAATGGACCTGATCCAGAAAAACCTTGATACTGCATCTGCAGCATTCGACTTAACTGCTGAATGGTGTAAAGAAGTAGGTTTCGAACAAATGTTGGAAGCTCCAAAGAAGTAA